One Aerococcus urinaeequi DNA segment encodes these proteins:
- a CDS encoding FAD-dependent oxidoreductase, whose translation MKYVIVGTSHAGFEAVQTLLKKDSDAEIVVFEAGSTASFLSCGIQSYLEDISKSLDELHYANEASYKEQGVDIRMNTSVIAINPDTKEITTRTTDGVEATESYDKLLLSPGGVPGTIPNVDDQHENIFYLRGRNWADKVKNRMSSAKKAVVVGAGYIGIEAAIAYAQAGIDVTVVDFVDSILPTYLDSEFTSLLTKHMEEKGMKIKTGEGVKEFKVNENNEVTAVVTDKGTYEADTVIISVGVRPNTQWLKDTLTLDGRGFVEVNEHMETSVKDVYAAGDATAIPFAPTNDKAYIALATNARRQGVIMARHASGDADAKIGRVNGTSGLAVFDYKFATTGIKDANANSYQGNVKSVYKEDLIRPSFMHDEEKVLMKLHYDADNGRILGAQLMSTYDILQAINAVSVAIEAEWTVDQLAQADFFFQPEFSRPWNFLNVLAQEAQGQPYGADTMIF comes from the coding sequence ATGAAATACGTTATAGTAGGAACTTCACATGCTGGTTTTGAAGCTGTGCAAACTCTATTGAAAAAAGACTCAGATGCAGAAATCGTTGTATTTGAAGCTGGATCAACCGCTTCTTTCTTATCATGTGGTATTCAGTCCTATCTAGAAGACATTTCAAAATCTTTGGATGAATTACACTACGCAAATGAAGCATCATATAAAGAACAAGGTGTTGATATCCGCATGAACACAAGTGTGATTGCCATCAACCCAGACACAAAAGAAATTACAACACGCACTACTGACGGTGTGGAAGCTACAGAAAGTTACGACAAACTATTGCTTTCTCCAGGTGGTGTACCAGGTACAATCCCGAATGTAGATGACCAACACGAAAACATCTTCTACTTACGTGGTAGAAACTGGGCAGATAAAGTGAAAAATCGTATGTCTTCAGCTAAAAAAGCTGTAGTTGTTGGTGCTGGTTACATCGGTATCGAAGCAGCAATTGCTTACGCACAAGCTGGCATCGACGTGACAGTTGTCGACTTTGTTGATTCAATCTTACCAACTTACCTTGACAGTGAATTCACTAGTCTTCTAACAAAACATATGGAAGAAAAAGGTATGAAGATTAAAACTGGCGAAGGTGTGAAAGAATTTAAAGTCAACGAAAACAACGAAGTAACTGCAGTTGTCACTGACAAAGGCACTTACGAAGCAGATACAGTTATTATCAGTGTTGGGGTTCGTCCAAACACACAATGGTTGAAAGACACTTTAACCCTTGATGGTCGCGGCTTTGTTGAAGTCAACGAACACATGGAAACTTCAGTTAAAGATGTTTACGCTGCAGGTGATGCAACTGCTATTCCTTTTGCACCTACAAACGACAAAGCTTACATTGCTTTAGCAACTAACGCTCGTCGCCAAGGTGTCATCATGGCTCGTCACGCAAGTGGTGATGCAGACGCTAAAATTGGTCGCGTAAACGGTACATCAGGTCTTGCTGTATTTGACTACAAATTCGCTACTACTGGTATCAAGGATGCTAACGCAAACTCTTACCAAGGAAATGTGAAATCTGTTTACAAAGAAGACTTAATCCGTCCTTCATTTATGCACGACGAAGAAAAAGTTTTAATGAAGCTTCATTACGATGCAGATAACGGTCGTATATTAGGTGCTCAATTAATGTCAACTTATGACATTCTTCAAGCTATTAATGCTGTATCTGTTGCGATTGAAGCTGAATGGACTGTAGACCAATTAGCGCAAGCTGATTTCTTCTTCCAACCAGAATTCAGCCGTCCTTGGAACTTCTTAAATGTCTTAGCGCAAGAAGCTCAAGGTCAACCATACGGCGCAGACACAATGATTTTCTAA
- the rpoB gene encoding DNA-directed RNA polymerase subunit beta, whose translation MTGHNVNFGKHRVRRSYSRINEVLELPNLIEIQTDSYKWFLDQGMKEMFEDISPIEDHAGKLALEFVDYSFKEAKYNLAEARAHDTNYSAPIYVKLRLMNKETGEIKDQEVFFGDFPLMTDGGTFIINGAERVIVSQLVRSPGVYFHDKLDKNGRQSFGTTVIPNRGAWLEMETDAKNISYVRIDRTRKVPMSVLMRALGFSSDDQIREIFGESETLELTLEKDVHKDLSDSRTEEALKEIYERLRPGEPKTADSSRNLLTARFFDPRRYDLAAVGRYKVNKKLDIKNRLFNQILAETLVDPETGEILADKGTELNREVMDKLEPYFDNGLNVTTLYPNDDAVLTEPVDLQIVKIQAPKDADRVINVIGNAGPGKEARALTIADVLASLNYFLGLYEGIGKTDDIDHLGNRRIRSVGELLQNQFRIGLSRMERVVRERMSIQDIEKVTPQQLINIRPVVASIKEFFGSSQLSQFMDQTNPLGELTHKRRLSALGPGGLTRDRAGYEVRDVHYSHYGRMCPIETPEGPNIGLINNLASYAKINEFGFIETPYRRVDWNTHKVTDRIDYLTADEEDNFVIAQGNSILNEDGSFAEEVVMARYVEENIEVKPERVDYMDVSPKQVVSVATASIPFLENDDSNRALMGANMQRQAVPLLQPHAPLVGTGMEHKAAADSGAAVVAQYDGVVEYVDAREIRVRREDGALDKYPLIKYHRSNASASYNQTPNVTIGENVTAGEILANGPSMEKGEMALGQNPLIAFMTWDGYNYEDAVIMSERLVKDDVYTSIHIDELESEARDTKLGPEEITREIPNVGEDSLRNLDERGIIRIGAEVHDGDILVGKVTPKGVTELSAEEHLLHAIFGEKAREVRDTSLRVPHGGGGIVNDVKVFYRENGDELSPGVSMLVRVYIIQKRKIQVGDKMAGRHGNKGVVSRILPQEDMPYMPDGTPVDIMLNPLGVPSRMNIGQVLELHLGMAAREMGIHIATPVFDGANEEDVWETIKEAGMASDAKTVLYDGRTGEPFDNRVSVGVMYYLKLSHMVDDKLHARSTGPYSLVTQQPLGGKAQFGGQRFGEMEVWALEAYGAAYTLQEILTYKSDDVVGRVQTYEAIVKGEPIPKPGVPESFRVLVKELQSLGLDIEVLDSDKKAVDLRDMDEVTPGFPKKDQENKENAVDADATVESQASEITAQKQVNE comes from the coding sequence ATGACTGGGCATAATGTCAATTTCGGTAAACATCGCGTGCGCCGCAGTTACTCACGTATTAATGAAGTGCTAGAATTGCCAAACTTGATTGAAATCCAAACGGACTCATACAAATGGTTCTTGGATCAAGGGATGAAAGAAATGTTTGAGGACATTTCTCCTATTGAAGATCATGCTGGTAAATTAGCCTTAGAATTTGTTGATTATTCATTTAAAGAAGCTAAATACAACTTAGCAGAAGCGCGTGCACATGACACAAACTACTCAGCGCCAATTTATGTTAAATTGCGCTTAATGAATAAAGAAACTGGTGAAATCAAGGATCAAGAAGTATTCTTCGGTGATTTCCCACTAATGACTGACGGTGGTACGTTTATCATCAACGGTGCGGAACGTGTAATCGTTTCTCAATTAGTGCGTTCTCCAGGTGTCTACTTCCACGACAAATTAGATAAAAATGGTCGCCAATCATTTGGTACCACTGTAATCCCTAACCGTGGTGCATGGTTAGAAATGGAAACAGATGCGAAAAACATCTCTTACGTACGTATTGACCGTACACGTAAAGTGCCGATGTCAGTGTTGATGCGTGCATTAGGTTTCTCTTCTGATGACCAAATTCGTGAAATCTTCGGAGAAAGCGAAACATTAGAATTAACTTTAGAAAAAGATGTCCACAAAGACTTATCTGATTCTCGTACAGAAGAAGCATTAAAAGAAATTTACGAACGTCTACGTCCGGGCGAACCAAAGACTGCAGACTCATCTCGTAACTTATTAACTGCTCGTTTCTTTGACCCACGTCGCTATGACTTAGCAGCTGTTGGTCGTTACAAAGTAAACAAAAAATTAGATATCAAAAACCGCTTATTCAACCAAATCTTGGCTGAAACTTTGGTTGACCCAGAAACTGGTGAGATCTTAGCGGATAAAGGTACTGAATTAAACCGTGAAGTTATGGACAAATTAGAGCCATATTTTGACAATGGTTTAAACGTGACAACATTGTATCCAAATGACGATGCTGTTCTAACAGAACCTGTTGATTTACAAATCGTTAAAATCCAAGCACCTAAAGATGCTGACCGTGTAATTAACGTTATTGGTAACGCGGGCCCAGGCAAAGAAGCTCGTGCCTTAACAATTGCTGACGTGTTAGCTTCATTAAACTACTTCTTAGGTTTATATGAAGGTATTGGTAAAACAGACGACATCGACCATTTAGGTAATCGTCGTATCCGTTCAGTTGGTGAATTATTACAAAACCAATTCCGTATCGGTTTATCTCGTATGGAACGTGTTGTACGTGAACGTATGTCTATCCAAGACATTGAAAAAGTAACGCCACAACAATTAATCAACATTCGTCCAGTCGTTGCGTCAATTAAAGAGTTCTTCGGTTCTTCTCAATTGTCTCAATTCATGGACCAAACCAACCCATTAGGTGAGTTGACGCACAAACGTCGTCTATCTGCCTTAGGACCTGGTGGTTTGACTCGTGACCGTGCCGGATACGAAGTTCGTGACGTTCACTATTCTCACTATGGTCGTATGTGTCCAATCGAAACACCTGAGGGACCAAACATCGGGTTGATCAACAACTTGGCGTCATATGCGAAAATCAATGAATTTGGTTTCATTGAAACACCTTACCGTCGTGTTGACTGGAACACACATAAAGTAACAGACCGTATCGACTACTTAACAGCTGACGAAGAAGATAATTTCGTTATCGCCCAAGGTAACTCTATCTTGAACGAAGACGGTTCATTCGCAGAAGAAGTTGTTATGGCTCGTTACGTTGAAGAAAATATCGAAGTGAAACCTGAACGTGTAGACTACATGGACGTTTCACCTAAACAAGTAGTATCTGTTGCAACAGCATCAATTCCTTTCTTGGAAAACGATGACTCTAACCGTGCCTTAATGGGTGCCAACATGCAACGTCAAGCTGTGCCATTGTTACAACCACATGCACCACTAGTTGGTACTGGTATGGAACATAAAGCAGCAGCTGACTCAGGTGCTGCAGTCGTTGCACAATACGATGGTGTTGTTGAGTATGTTGATGCACGTGAAATCCGCGTACGTCGTGAAGATGGTGCTTTAGACAAGTATCCATTAATCAAATACCACCGTTCAAATGCCTCAGCATCTTACAACCAAACGCCTAACGTGACTATTGGAGAAAACGTAACTGCTGGAGAAATCCTAGCAAACGGACCTTCAATGGAAAAAGGGGAAATGGCTTTAGGTCAAAACCCTCTGATCGCCTTCATGACTTGGGATGGTTATAACTACGAGGATGCGGTTATCATGTCTGAACGTTTAGTTAAAGACGATGTCTACACTTCTATTCATATTGATGAATTAGAATCTGAGGCACGTGATACTAAACTAGGACCTGAAGAAATCACACGTGAAATCCCTAACGTAGGTGAAGATTCTCTACGTAACTTGGACGAACGCGGTATTATCCGTATTGGTGCTGAAGTTCATGACGGTGACATCTTAGTTGGTAAAGTAACGCCTAAAGGTGTAACTGAGTTATCAGCAGAAGAGCACTTATTACATGCGATCTTTGGTGAAAAAGCACGTGAAGTTCGTGATACATCATTACGCGTACCACATGGTGGTGGCGGTATCGTTAACGACGTGAAAGTATTCTACCGTGAAAACGGCGACGAATTATCACCAGGTGTTTCTATGTTAGTTCGTGTATACATTATCCAAAAACGTAAGATTCAAGTTGGGGATAAAATGGCCGGACGTCATGGTAACAAAGGGGTTGTGTCTCGTATCTTACCTCAAGAAGACATGCCTTACATGCCTGACGGAACACCAGTTGATATCATGTTAAACCCTCTAGGGGTACCTTCTCGTATGAACATCGGGCAAGTATTAGAGTTGCACTTAGGTATGGCTGCACGTGAGATGGGCATTCATATTGCAACACCAGTATTTGATGGTGCGAACGAAGAAGATGTATGGGAAACAATCAAAGAAGCAGGTATGGCAAGCGATGCTAAAACTGTTCTTTACGATGGTCGTACAGGTGAACCGTTCGACAACCGTGTTTCTGTAGGGGTTATGTACTACTTGAAACTTTCTCATATGGTCGACGACAAATTACATGCGCGTTCAACAGGTCCTTACTCACTTGTTACACAACAACCTTTGGGTGGTAAAGCACAATTTGGTGGACAACGTTTCGGTGAGATGGAGGTTTGGGCACTAGAAGCATACGGTGCGGCATACACATTACAAGAAATCTTGACTTACAAGTCAGATGACGTTGTAGGACGTGTACAAACATACGAAGCTATCGTTAAAGGTGAACCAATTCCAAAACCAGGTGTACCTGAATCATTCCGTGTATTGGTTAAAGAATTGCAATCATTAGGTCTAGACATTGAAGTATTAGACTCTGATAAGAAAGCAGTAGATTTACGTGACATGGATGAAGTAACACCGGGCTTCCCTAAAAAAGATCAAGAAAACAAAGAAAATGCAGTTGATGCAGATGCAACTGTTGAATCACAAGCAAGTGAAATCACTGCACAAAAACAAGTAAACGAATAA
- the rpoC gene encoding DNA-directed RNA polymerase subunit beta', producing MVDVNRFESMRIGLASPDKIRSWSYGEVKKPETINYRTLKSEKEGLFDERIFGPSKDWECSCGKYKGIRYAGVVCDRCGVEVTRSKVRRERMGHIELATPVTHIWYFKGIPSRMGLMLDMSPRSLEEVIYFASYVVTDAGDTPLDYKQLLSEKEYRDNKREYGEGFKAAMGADAIKTLLSQVQIDSEVAELKEELKTAKGQKRTRAIRRLDVLDAFRKSGNDPAWMVMDVIPVIPPELRPMVQLDGGRFATSDLNDLYRRVINRNNRLKRLLDLNAPNIIVQNEKRMLQEAVDALFDNGRRGRPVTGPGNRPLKSLSHMLKGKQGRFRQNLLGKRVDYSGRSVIVVGPSLKMYQAGLPKEMALELFKPFLMRELVARDMAINVKHAKRKIEHHDEDVWDVLGEIIREHPVLLNRAPTLHRLGIQAFEPVLVEGKAIRLHPLVCEAYNADFDGDQMAVHLPLGEEAQAEARLLMLAATHILNPKDGQPVVTPSQDMVLGNYYLTMEEPEVMGEGMLMSSINEAHIAYTNGYVQLHTRVAFPTDALPKKPWTENQKGKLMVTTIGKLFFNEVMPEEFPYINEPTTENLESSLSDKFIMEPGTDVKEFISRQDMVSPFKKKYLARIIAQVFKVSKITETSIILDKMKDLGFKYSTRSGITVGVADITNLESKAASIQKGHDRVDKITKQYRRGLITNDERYDQVIDTWNKVKDEIQIALMDSLDQDNPFFIMSDSGARGNISNFTQLAGMRGLMAGPNGKIIELPILSNFREGLTVQEMFISTHGARKGMTDTALKTADSGYLTRRLVDVAQDVIIREADCGTDRGLAIEAIKNGNEVIETLEERLTGRYLQKEVRHPETGEIIAHHNELIDEQTARRIVEAGIEQVTIRSAFTCNTRHGVCKHCYGRDLSTNQEVEVGEAVGTIAAQSIGEPGTQLTMRTFHTGGVAGDDITQGLPRIQEIVEARHPKGRAVITEVAGEIEAIEEDEASRTKTVFVKGMTDSREYKVPYTARMNVAEGDTVHRGQQLTEGSIDPKDLLRVTNTLTVETYMLDEVQRVYRSQGVDINDKHVEVMVRQMLRKVRVLDPGSTDLLPGKLMDTADFTDANTQAIRSGELPATARPVLLGITKAALETNSFLSAASFQETTKVLTDAAIRGKEDHLLGLKENVIIGKIIPAGTGMARYREMEPKKIGDTQQLIYGEEADVDTEISPIDYSSIQEN from the coding sequence TTGGTAGATGTAAATAGATTTGAAAGCATGCGTATCGGGTTGGCTTCACCAGACAAGATCAGATCTTGGTCTTATGGTGAGGTTAAGAAACCTGAAACCATCAACTACCGTACACTTAAATCAGAAAAAGAAGGTCTATTCGATGAAAGAATCTTTGGACCTTCTAAAGATTGGGAATGTTCTTGTGGTAAATACAAGGGCATTCGCTATGCTGGTGTTGTTTGTGACCGTTGTGGCGTTGAAGTTACACGTTCTAAAGTACGTCGTGAGCGTATGGGTCACATTGAGTTAGCGACACCTGTAACACATATTTGGTACTTTAAAGGTATCCCATCTCGTATGGGCTTAATGTTAGACATGAGCCCACGTTCTCTTGAAGAAGTAATTTACTTTGCATCATATGTTGTAACAGATGCAGGTGATACACCACTAGATTACAAACAATTGTTATCTGAAAAAGAATACCGCGATAATAAACGTGAGTATGGTGAAGGCTTCAAAGCAGCAATGGGTGCAGATGCAATCAAGACCTTGTTATCACAAGTACAAATTGATAGCGAAGTTGCTGAATTAAAAGAAGAATTGAAAACAGCTAAAGGTCAAAAACGTACACGTGCAATCCGTCGTTTAGATGTTTTAGATGCTTTCCGTAAGTCTGGTAACGATCCAGCTTGGATGGTTATGGATGTTATTCCAGTTATCCCACCAGAACTACGTCCGATGGTTCAGTTAGATGGTGGTCGTTTCGCTACTTCTGACTTGAATGATTTATACCGTCGTGTAATTAACCGTAACAACCGTTTGAAACGTCTATTAGACTTAAATGCACCAAATATTATCGTGCAAAACGAAAAACGTATGTTACAAGAAGCAGTGGATGCCTTATTCGATAACGGTCGCCGTGGTCGTCCAGTTACTGGTCCAGGTAACCGTCCGTTGAAATCATTGTCACACATGCTTAAAGGTAAGCAAGGACGTTTCCGTCAAAACTTACTTGGTAAACGTGTTGACTACTCTGGTCGTTCTGTAATCGTTGTTGGTCCATCATTGAAGATGTACCAAGCTGGTTTACCAAAAGAAATGGCCCTTGAATTATTCAAACCATTCTTAATGCGTGAATTGGTAGCCCGTGATATGGCAATCAACGTGAAACATGCTAAACGTAAAATTGAGCACCATGATGAAGATGTTTGGGACGTTTTAGGCGAAATCATTCGTGAACATCCAGTGCTATTGAACCGTGCACCTACCTTACACCGTTTAGGTATCCAAGCCTTTGAACCAGTATTGGTTGAAGGTAAAGCGATTCGTCTTCACCCACTTGTGTGTGAAGCCTATAATGCCGACTTTGATGGTGACCAAATGGCCGTCCATTTACCATTAGGTGAAGAAGCGCAAGCAGAGGCACGTTTATTAATGCTAGCTGCTACGCATATCTTGAACCCTAAAGATGGTCAACCAGTTGTTACACCGTCTCAAGATATGGTCTTAGGAAACTACTACCTAACAATGGAAGAACCTGAAGTAATGGGTGAAGGTATGTTAATGTCTTCTATTAATGAAGCGCATATCGCCTACACTAACGGTTACGTGCAATTACATACACGAGTTGCATTCCCAACAGATGCACTACCTAAAAAACCTTGGACTGAAAACCAAAAAGGTAAATTGATGGTGACAACTATCGGTAAATTATTCTTTAACGAGGTAATGCCTGAAGAATTCCCGTACATCAACGAACCAACAACTGAAAACTTAGAATCATCTCTATCTGACAAGTTCATCATGGAACCAGGTACAGACGTAAAAGAGTTCATCAGTCGTCAAGATATGGTTTCACCATTCAAGAAAAAATACTTAGCGCGTATCATCGCACAAGTATTTAAAGTATCTAAGATTACTGAAACTTCAATTATCTTGGATAAAATGAAAGACTTAGGTTTCAAATACTCTACACGTTCAGGTATTACCGTAGGTGTGGCAGATATTACAAACCTAGAATCAAAAGCGGCGTCTATCCAAAAAGGACATGACCGTGTTGACAAGATTACAAAACAATACCGTCGTGGTTTGATTACAAACGACGAACGTTATGACCAAGTTATCGATACTTGGAACAAAGTAAAAGATGAAATCCAAATCGCCCTAATGGACTCACTTGATCAAGATAACCCATTCTTCATCATGTCCGATTCAGGTGCCCGTGGTAACATTTCTAACTTTACCCAACTTGCTGGTATGCGTGGTTTGATGGCCGGACCTAACGGTAAGATCATCGAGTTACCTATCTTGTCTAACTTCCGTGAAGGTTTGACCGTACAAGAAATGTTTATCTCCACTCACGGTGCCCGTAAAGGTATGACCGATACGGCCCTTAAGACAGCCGATTCAGGTTACTTGACTCGTCGTCTTGTTGACGTTGCCCAAGATGTCATCATTCGTGAAGCAGACTGTGGCACTGACCGTGGTTTAGCGATTGAAGCAATCAAGAATGGTAACGAAGTGATTGAAACACTTGAAGAACGTTTGACTGGCCGTTACTTACAAAAAGAAGTACGTCATCCAGAAACTGGCGAAATCATTGCGCACCACAACGAATTAATCGACGAACAAACTGCTCGTCGCATCGTTGAAGCTGGTATTGAGCAAGTAACGATTCGTTCAGCCTTCACATGTAACACTCGTCACGGTGTATGTAAACATTGTTACGGACGCGACCTATCTACTAACCAAGAGGTAGAAGTAGGGGAAGCAGTTGGTACAATTGCTGCACAATCTATCGGTGAGCCAGGTACACAGTTAACAATGCGTACATTCCATACTGGTGGGGTTGCCGGTGATGACATCACTCAAGGTCTTCCTCGTATCCAAGAGATTGTTGAAGCACGTCATCCAAAAGGTCGTGCCGTGATTACTGAAGTTGCTGGAGAAATCGAAGCAATCGAAGAAGACGAAGCAAGCCGTACGAAGACAGTATTTGTTAAAGGTATGACAGACTCTCGTGAGTATAAAGTACCTTACACAGCGCGTATGAACGTTGCTGAAGGCGATACTGTTCACCGCGGACAACAATTAACAGAAGGTTCAATCGATCCTAAAGACTTACTACGTGTAACAAACACACTAACTGTTGAAACATACATGTTAGATGAAGTTCAACGTGTATACCGCTCTCAAGGGGTAGACATCAATGATAAACACGTGGAAGTTATGGTTCGTCAAATGCTACGTAAAGTACGTGTCCTTGATCCAGGTTCAACAGACTTGTTACCAGGTAAATTAATGGATACTGCAGACTTTACAGATGCCAATACGCAAGCTATCCGTTCAGGTGAACTACCTGCAACTGCTCGCCCAGTATTATTAGGTATCACCAAAGCAGCCTTAGAAACAAATAGTTTCCTATCTGCAGCTTCATTCCAAGAAACAACTAAAGTCTTAACTGACGCGGCAATCCGTGGTAAAGAAGACCACTTACTTGGATTAAAAGAGAATGTTATTATCGGTAAGATCATCCCTGCAGGTACAGGTATGGCTCGCTACCGTGAAATGGAACCGAAAAAAATCGGTGACACACAACAATTAATCTACGGAGAAGAAGCAGACGTAGATACTGAAATTAGCCCAATTGACTACTCAAGTATTCAAGAAAACTAA